A window from Chrysemys picta bellii isolate R12L10 chromosome 2, ASM1138683v2, whole genome shotgun sequence encodes these proteins:
- the LOC101938931 gene encoding C-C chemokine receptor type 5-like: protein MDEETDMTTYDYYTGSEPCQKADVKKFASLFLPPLYSLVLIFGLLGNALVVLILIKYKKLRSMTDIYLLNLAISDLLFILSLPFWAYYVAHEWDFGNAMCKILSGVYYAGFYSGMFFIILLTIDRYLAIVHAVFALKARTVTYGILTSVVTWVVAILASLPGFIFHKAQRESSHFTCSPHYPLGQESKWKQFQTLKMNILGLVVPLVIMIFCYAEIIKTLLRCRNEKKHKAVRLIFIIMIVYFLFWAPYNIIILIYTFQDSFSLNTCEGSSQLELAIQVTEAIAMIHCCINPVIYAFAGEKFRKYLYTFFRNRIAIHLCKYCPFLYAEAPDRVSSTYTPSTGEQEFSAAL from the coding sequence ATGGATGAAGAAACTGACATGACAACCTATGATTATTATACTGGCTCAGAACCATGCCAAAAAGCTGATGTCAAAAAATTTGCATCCCTGTTTCTGCCACCACTTTATTCTTTGGTGCTGATATTTGGCCTGCTGGGCAATGCGCTAGTTGTGCTGATCCTGATAAAATACAAGAAGCTGAGAAGCATGACTGACATCTATCTGCTGAATCTGGCAATTTCCGATTtgctttttattctttccctgcCATTTTGGGCTTACTACGTAGCACATGAATGGGATTTTGGAAATGCAATGTGTAAAATTCTTTCAGGGGTCTATTATGCTGGCTTCTATAGTGGAATGTTTTTCATAATACTTTTGACAATAGATAGATATCTGGCCATTGTCCATGCAGTGTTTGCTTTAAAGGCTAGGACAGTTACCTATGGCATCCTCACAAGTGTTGTCACTTGGGTTGTTGCAATATTAGCCTCTCTTCCAGGGTTTATATTTCACAAAGCTCAGAGAGAGTCATCTCACTTTACATGTAGCCCTCATTATCCATTGGGACAGGAAAGTAAATGGAAGCAATTCCAGACTTTAAAGATGAACATCCTGGGACTTGTCGTTCCACTGGTCATTATGATCTTTTGCTATGCCGAGATTATAAAAACATTACTGAGATGTAGGAATGAGAAAAAACATAAGGCAGTCAGGCTTATTTTTATCATAAtgattgtttattttcttttctggGCACCATATAACATCATTATTCTCATATACACGTTTCAAGATTCATTTTCCCTAAAtacctgtgagggcagcagtcagctGGAGCTAGCAATCCAAGTGACAGAAGCGATTGCAATGATCCACTGTTGTATCAACCCCGTGATCTATGCCTTCGCTGGTGAAAAGTTTAGGAAATATCTTTATACCTTTTTCCGAAACCGCATTGCAATccatttatgtaaatattgcCCATTTCTCTATGCTGAGGCACCTGACCGAGTTAGTTCCACATACACCCCATCTACGGG